One window of the Candidatus Binataceae bacterium genome contains the following:
- the mazG gene encoding nucleoside triphosphate pyrophosphohydrolase has product MDEGSARGPGEEFLALLEVVRELRERCPWDREQTLATTSRHLIEEAYEAADAIERGDDREIDDELGDLLVQVLFAGNIAQAQRGLQIAAMLRRAREKLVRRHPHVYAGAAAENSAEVVRNWDKLKQQERADAGATSALDGVARALPALTRAQKLGERARGAGMDWAEASAVLDKVSEEIAEARRALARNDGDHAAEEIGDAMLALANAPRFIGHDAETTLRCACDKFITRFKAVEQAAAARKLDLAKLDPQQIESLWQEAKRSIDDNK; this is encoded by the coding sequence ATGGATGAAGGATCGGCGCGCGGCCCGGGCGAAGAATTTCTCGCGCTGCTCGAAGTCGTCCGCGAATTGCGCGAGCGATGCCCCTGGGACCGCGAACAGACGCTCGCGACTACCTCGCGCCATCTGATTGAAGAAGCTTACGAAGCCGCCGATGCGATCGAGCGCGGCGACGACCGCGAAATCGACGACGAACTCGGCGACTTGCTGGTGCAGGTGCTTTTTGCGGGCAACATAGCCCAAGCGCAGCGCGGCCTTCAGATCGCTGCGATGCTAAGGCGGGCGCGCGAGAAGCTCGTGCGGCGCCATCCGCACGTTTACGCCGGAGCCGCGGCGGAAAACTCGGCCGAAGTCGTCCGCAACTGGGACAAGCTCAAGCAGCAGGAACGTGCGGATGCCGGTGCGACCTCGGCACTCGACGGCGTGGCGCGCGCTCTGCCCGCGCTCACGCGGGCGCAGAAGCTTGGCGAGCGGGCGCGGGGCGCCGGGATGGATTGGGCGGAGGCCTCGGCAGTGCTCGACAAGGTCAGCGAAGAGATCGCCGAGGCGCGGAGGGCGCTCGCTCGCAACGATGGCGATCATGCGGCCGAGGAGATCGGCGACGCGATGCTGGCGCTGGCCAATGCGCCGCGCTTCATCGGGCACGACGCGGAGACGACGCTTCGCTGCGCGTGCGACAAATTCATCACGCGTTTCAAGGCGGTCGAGCAGGCCGCCGCGGCGCGCAAGCTCGATCTCGCGAAGCTCGATCCGCAGCAGATAGAAAGTCTATGGCAGGAAGCGAAGCGCTCGATTGACGACAACAAGTAA
- a CDS encoding alpha/beta fold hydrolase, whose protein sequence is MDLIHAAFEPAGAGPHPTIVAMHGWGSNALDLMGLAPYVASGRCLMLCPQGPVEVAIGAVNGYGWYQLRPGAPPDMEAMGEAADHMMRFVDAALERYPADRRKLILMGFSQGGVMAYNLAIRHPERFAALAALSTWFPEELAEHAHNRDALAQLATLVQHGRADDMIEIGKARQSIEQLRAFKMPLSYREYDCGHEITVEGIRDLSAFLTEKVIQPVITA, encoded by the coding sequence ATGGATCTCATTCATGCCGCTTTCGAGCCGGCGGGCGCCGGGCCGCATCCCACGATCGTTGCGATGCACGGATGGGGCTCCAACGCGCTCGACCTGATGGGTCTCGCCCCGTATGTCGCGAGCGGGCGATGCCTGATGCTGTGTCCGCAAGGGCCGGTCGAAGTCGCGATCGGCGCGGTCAACGGCTACGGATGGTACCAGTTGCGGCCGGGCGCGCCGCCGGACATGGAAGCGATGGGCGAGGCCGCCGACCATATGATGCGCTTCGTGGACGCCGCGCTCGAGCGCTACCCCGCCGATCGCCGCAAGCTCATCCTGATGGGCTTCAGCCAGGGCGGCGTGATGGCCTACAACCTGGCGATTCGCCATCCCGAACGCTTCGCCGCGCTGGCTGCGCTTTCCACCTGGTTTCCCGAGGAGCTTGCCGAGCACGCGCACAATCGCGATGCGCTCGCGCAGCTCGCAACCCTGGTGCAGCATGGACGCGCCGACGATATGATCGAAATTGGAAAGGCGCGCCAGTCCATCGAACAGCTGCGCGCCTTCAAGATGCCATTAAGTTATCGCGAATACGACTGCGGACACGAGATCACGGTCGAGGGGATTCGGGATTTGTCGGCGTTCCTGACCGAGAAAGTGATCCAGCCGGTAATCACGGCGTAG
- a CDS encoding phospholipid carrier-dependent glycosyltransferase: MWRGGAPQARYAATVSAAGAALLLALAGICAAADGALPPPRDGKLAGTISGLLLLALLCYSIYVYVAPLLRNRDRSIVWAFAILAVIALVKILLLPWFDGYGNDVASYESWALQMASEGPARVYREGYFLDYPPGYLYALWLAGIVAHATGAGGVMLRMTVEAPALVADFVLALLMFVFVRRVAPARQTAAYVAMLLVALNPALGFDTIVWGQSDSALTVVIMLSAALALDGEFELAWALAALSVLLKPQALMYVPVLGVWTLLKLPYGRWWRSALAAIAVGMVGVLPFQFGHPWYWIFELYHSTAAYYHETSVNAFNLLALMGGLRKPDTDTFAGLSYFSLGMGLLVPLYAFIGWRLWSERTPRGMMYAVFAAVFGFFMFAPRMHERYLYAGLVFAAPLAVEGAEVAAVFAILTATCLFNLAYVLAALRSATIFLDPRDGFAMFASAVNVLALVLMIDYGLGLAEGAGPLWQKLTSLGGMPDRAGDGAGSAPAREAGAAEGRAPAAPVAREPLVAIPWTRIDTIVLVALVAAAAATRIWHLGHPAEIVFDEVHFVAQARHYIRGEPFLDPHPPLAKLVIAGGILLFGDHPWSWRIGNALCGILLVGLSYMLGRRMFASRLAGALAASFIICDGMFLVDSRVAVIDIVYLTLAAWSYLLLFRFAESTDPRDRRRTLAAMGATLGLCLGSKLYVPVLTFLLCAGFMVWFILDAERTASWEARWWRTFGALLMVGALSAAFYIAVFLPHFLLGWWGGIADLVHYYGDVLWYENSVRNATHPYSSQWWTWPLMLRPIAYWQSFPPQGKVATIWGGGNPLLWWSALTAITITAVRALERPNAARTFLVIGYLAYLLMWTPVGRTLFLYHYMPSVYLGYMALAAIVADAWNGEAAMWECAALLLTILPACMMGLGFWLGLFPGAAIGLLAIYLLAVEIGPDALPDLEPQRWAPRLVAALFVTAAAILFVYYFPLWTGIFIDRDGYYHRMWLQGPGLRNWI; encoded by the coding sequence ATGTGGCGTGGCGGTGCTCCGCAAGCGCGCTACGCGGCGACGGTTTCGGCTGCCGGGGCGGCGCTGCTCCTTGCGCTCGCGGGCATATGTGCGGCGGCAGACGGCGCTTTGCCGCCCCCGCGGGACGGCAAGCTCGCCGGCACGATCTCCGGCCTCCTGCTGCTCGCGCTGCTCTGCTACTCGATCTACGTTTACGTCGCTCCGCTGCTCAGGAATCGCGACCGTTCGATCGTGTGGGCGTTCGCGATCCTGGCCGTGATCGCATTGGTCAAAATATTGCTGCTCCCGTGGTTCGACGGCTACGGGAACGACGTCGCGAGCTACGAATCGTGGGCGCTCCAGATGGCCTCCGAGGGGCCCGCGCGCGTCTATCGCGAGGGCTACTTTCTCGACTATCCGCCCGGCTACCTTTACGCGCTCTGGCTCGCGGGAATCGTCGCGCACGCTACCGGCGCCGGCGGCGTGATGCTGCGGATGACGGTCGAGGCCCCGGCGCTGGTCGCCGACTTCGTGCTCGCGCTGCTGATGTTCGTGTTCGTGCGGCGTGTCGCGCCTGCCCGGCAAACAGCGGCCTACGTCGCGATGCTGCTGGTGGCGCTGAATCCGGCGCTCGGCTTCGACACGATCGTCTGGGGCCAGAGCGATTCGGCGCTGACCGTCGTGATCATGCTGAGCGCGGCGCTCGCGCTCGATGGCGAGTTCGAGCTGGCCTGGGCGCTCGCCGCGCTGAGCGTGCTGCTCAAGCCGCAGGCGCTGATGTATGTGCCGGTGCTCGGGGTGTGGACGCTGCTCAAGCTGCCCTACGGCAGATGGTGGCGCTCGGCGCTGGCCGCGATCGCTGTGGGGATGGTCGGCGTGCTGCCGTTTCAGTTCGGCCATCCCTGGTACTGGATTTTCGAGCTCTACCATTCGACCGCCGCGTACTATCACGAGACCTCGGTCAACGCGTTCAACCTGCTCGCGTTGATGGGCGGCCTGCGCAAGCCGGATACCGATACGTTCGCAGGGCTTTCGTACTTCAGTCTCGGGATGGGCCTGCTCGTGCCGCTCTACGCGTTTATCGGCTGGCGGCTTTGGAGCGAGCGCACGCCGCGCGGGATGATGTACGCGGTTTTTGCCGCGGTGTTCGGATTCTTCATGTTCGCGCCGCGGATGCACGAGCGTTACCTGTATGCGGGGCTGGTGTTCGCCGCGCCGCTCGCGGTCGAGGGTGCCGAGGTCGCAGCCGTCTTCGCAATTCTGACTGCGACCTGTCTGTTCAACCTCGCCTACGTGCTGGCCGCGCTTCGCAGCGCGACGATTTTTCTCGACCCGCGCGACGGATTTGCGATGTTCGCGTCGGCGGTAAACGTCCTCGCCCTGGTGCTCATGATCGACTACGGCCTCGGGCTGGCCGAGGGAGCAGGGCCGCTCTGGCAAAAGCTCACGTCGTTGGGCGGGATGCCGGATCGGGCTGGCGACGGCGCCGGGAGCGCCCCGGCGCGCGAGGCCGGCGCTGCAGAAGGCCGCGCTCCGGCCGCTCCCGTAGCGCGCGAGCCTTTGGTCGCGATTCCATGGACGCGCATCGACACGATCGTGCTCGTCGCGCTGGTTGCCGCCGCCGCCGCGACCCGGATCTGGCATCTCGGCCATCCGGCGGAGATCGTCTTCGATGAAGTTCATTTCGTCGCGCAGGCGCGTCATTACATCCGCGGCGAACCGTTCCTCGACCCGCATCCGCCGCTCGCGAAGCTCGTGATCGCAGGCGGGATTCTGCTCTTCGGCGACCATCCGTGGAGTTGGCGGATCGGCAATGCGCTCTGCGGAATCCTGCTGGTCGGGCTGAGCTACATGCTGGGGCGGCGGATGTTCGCGTCGCGGCTGGCGGGCGCACTCGCCGCCTCGTTCATCATCTGCGACGGGATGTTTCTGGTGGACTCACGCGTCGCGGTAATCGACATCGTGTATCTGACGCTCGCCGCATGGTCTTACCTGCTGCTCTTTCGCTTCGCCGAATCGACGGACCCGCGCGACCGCCGCCGAACGCTCGCCGCGATGGGCGCGACGCTAGGACTGTGCCTCGGCTCGAAGCTGTACGTCCCGGTGCTGACCTTCCTGCTGTGCGCTGGGTTCATGGTCTGGTTCATCCTGGATGCCGAGCGCACGGCGTCGTGGGAGGCACGCTGGTGGCGCACGTTTGGGGCGCTGCTGATGGTAGGGGCGCTGAGCGCCGCCTTTTATATCGCGGTCTTCCTGCCGCATTTCTTGCTCGGATGGTGGGGCGGAATCGCCGACCTCGTCCATTACTACGGCGACGTGCTGTGGTACGAGAACAGCGTCAGGAACGCGACGCATCCCTATTCTTCGCAGTGGTGGACGTGGCCGCTGATGCTGCGGCCGATCGCCTACTGGCAAAGTTTTCCGCCGCAGGGCAAGGTCGCGACAATCTGGGGCGGGGGAAATCCGCTGCTCTGGTGGAGTGCGCTGACCGCAATCACGATTACGGCCGTGCGTGCGCTGGAACGGCCCAACGCGGCACGGACGTTCCTCGTGATCGGCTATCTCGCGTATCTCCTGATGTGGACTCCAGTAGGGCGCACGCTTTTTCTCTACCACTACATGCCGTCGGTGTACCTCGGCTACATGGCGCTGGCCGCGATCGTCGCGGATGCGTGGAACGGCGAGGCCGCGATGTGGGAATGCGCAGCGCTGCTGCTGACGATCCTGCCCGCGTGCATGATGGGACTCGGATTTTGGCTAGGTTTGTTCCCTGGCGCGGCGATCGGACTGCTCGCCATATACCTTCTCGCGGTCGAGATAGGGCCCGACGCTCTGCCCGATCTCGAGCCGCAGCGATGGGCTCCGCGGCTGGTCGCGGCATTGTTCGTGACTGCGGCGGCGATCCTGTTCGTCTATTACTTTCCGCTGTGGACGGGGATTTTCATCGATCGCGACGGCTATTATCACCGGATGTGGCTGCAGGGTCCGGGTTTGCGCAACTGGATATGA
- a CDS encoding zinc-binding dehydrogenase, which yields MKGKVAFIPGAHKIEFHEFDVPAPPPGGLIAEVTQSNVCGSEVHMWRGEFGGRHGIAPGHEMAGRIRDLGDGVKTDWAGVSVKAGDRIAPVYYSVCNRCSNCVAGNQAACTAKGFGVRHPSEAPHFTSTFATHYIVRANQNFYRIPDNVPDLVAASANCAMSQVYWGLDKGRVGYGESVVVLGAGGLGLHAMAIAKARGAHVIAVDGVEHRLDEAMKFGADATIDLRKHPTSEERQKRIRELIGGAPDVVFEVAGVPEAFIDALELASIGGRVIEIGNISPGLTAPIAPSRVTFKSLEVIGVVMYPPSYLKKSLDFLAMHIDRYPYRELCDATFPLAKAAEALEKSDRREVTRAALLPQQG from the coding sequence ATGAAAGGAAAAGTCGCCTTTATTCCCGGCGCGCACAAAATCGAGTTTCACGAATTCGACGTTCCGGCTCCGCCGCCCGGCGGCCTTATCGCCGAGGTTACGCAAAGCAACGTCTGCGGCTCCGAGGTCCACATGTGGCGGGGCGAGTTCGGCGGACGGCACGGAATCGCGCCGGGGCATGAGATGGCCGGGCGCATCCGGGATTTGGGCGACGGCGTGAAGACCGACTGGGCCGGCGTGTCGGTCAAGGCCGGCGACCGGATCGCCCCAGTTTACTATTCGGTGTGCAATCGATGCTCGAACTGCGTGGCCGGCAACCAGGCCGCCTGCACTGCCAAGGGCTTCGGCGTGCGTCATCCGAGCGAGGCGCCGCACTTCACCTCGACCTTCGCCACGCACTACATCGTGCGCGCCAACCAGAACTTCTACCGCATCCCGGACAACGTGCCCGACCTGGTCGCGGCGTCGGCCAACTGCGCGATGTCGCAGGTGTACTGGGGCCTCGACAAGGGCCGCGTGGGCTACGGCGAAAGCGTGGTGGTGCTGGGCGCGGGCGGACTCGGATTGCACGCGATGGCGATCGCCAAGGCGCGCGGCGCGCACGTGATCGCGGTTGACGGCGTCGAGCATCGGCTCGATGAAGCGATGAAGTTCGGCGCCGACGCCACGATCGATTTGCGCAAGCATCCGACGTCCGAGGAGCGCCAGAAGCGGATCCGCGAGCTAATCGGCGGCGCGCCCGACGTTGTGTTCGAGGTCGCCGGCGTGCCCGAGGCCTTTATCGACGCGCTCGAACTCGCCTCGATCGGCGGCCGCGTGATCGAGATCGGCAACATCTCGCCGGGGTTGACCGCGCCGATCGCGCCGTCGCGGGTGACGTTCAAATCGCTCGAGGTGATCGGCGTGGTGATGTATCCGCCGAGCTATCTAAAGAAGTCGCTGGACTTCCTCGCGATGCATATCGACCGCTATCCGTACCGCGAGCTCTGCGACGCGACTTTCCCGCTCGCGAAGGCGGCCGAGGCGCTGGAGAAGAGCGACCGGCGCGAAGTCACGCGCGCGGCCCTGCTTCCGCAGCAAGGCTAG
- a CDS encoding TetR family transcriptional regulator: MVRNRKALLAAAELLIAREGADRITVDQITATADLAKGTFYNYFTDKDAIAREAALLAREDLEARVKTAQAGVRDPAERFATGMSVLFRAAAVEPNRAAVIARMHSQWLHPGAKGNVMLRKDLEDCYRSGRLSNCGPPAAVVLTVGVVQAGMMRVIALGDARTAQPLAVEQASLVLCALGMRWHEAQAVAARTVARVFAAGWEMK; encoded by the coding sequence TTGGTCCGCAATCGCAAGGCCCTGCTCGCGGCCGCCGAACTGCTCATCGCGCGCGAGGGTGCCGACCGCATCACCGTCGATCAAATCACCGCCACCGCGGATTTGGCCAAGGGCACCTTCTACAACTACTTCACGGACAAGGATGCGATCGCACGCGAGGCCGCGCTGCTCGCCCGCGAAGACCTTGAAGCCAGGGTCAAGACGGCTCAAGCCGGCGTCCGGGATCCTGCCGAGCGGTTCGCCACCGGGATGTCCGTGCTTTTCCGCGCCGCCGCCGTCGAACCCAATCGCGCCGCCGTCATCGCCCGGATGCACAGCCAGTGGCTCCATCCCGGGGCCAAGGGCAACGTCATGCTGCGCAAGGACCTGGAAGACTGCTATCGCAGCGGACGGTTGTCGAACTGCGGACCGCCCGCCGCCGTGGTGCTGACGGTCGGCGTCGTCCAGGCGGGGATGATGCGCGTGATCGCGCTGGGCGACGCGCGCACGGCCCAGCCGCTCGCCGTCGAGCAGGCCTCGTTGGTCCTTTGCGCGCTGGGGATGCGATGGCATGAGGCGCAGGCGGTCGCGGCGCGCACTGTCGCCCGCGTATTCGCCGCCGGCTGGGAAATGAAGTAG
- a CDS encoding glycine zipper family protein yields MALALLVPSAAAAQSGQMYIYPQKGQSPEQQEKDRYSCHTWAVQQTGFDPSRAYPSNPNTLDPQPYRPSQPHVLKGAGRGAALGAVGGAITGDAGKGAAAGAAMGGLAGGFRRRDERRQQQMAQQHAQQSQVSQAGANYQRAMAACLDGRGYSVK; encoded by the coding sequence TTGGCTCTGGCCCTGCTGGTGCCCTCGGCCGCGGCCGCGCAAAGCGGGCAGATGTACATCTACCCGCAAAAAGGTCAGAGCCCGGAACAGCAGGAGAAGGATCGTTACTCGTGCCATACCTGGGCCGTCCAGCAAACCGGATTCGATCCAAGCAGGGCGTATCCGAGCAATCCCAACACGCTTGACCCGCAGCCCTATCGGCCTTCGCAGCCGCACGTTCTGAAAGGGGCCGGGCGAGGCGCGGCGCTCGGCGCGGTTGGCGGCGCGATCACGGGCGATGCCGGCAAGGGCGCCGCGGCGGGCGCCGCGATGGGCGGTCTCGCCGGCGGCTTCCGGCGCAGGGACGAGCGCAGGCAACAGCAGATGGCGCAGCAGCACGCGCAGCAATCGCAGGTGTCGCAAGCGGGCGCCAATTATCAGCGTGCGATGGCTGCATGTCTCGACGGCCGCGGCTACAGCGTAAAGTGA
- a CDS encoding arylsulfatase: MSTHSRRREAGVCRMILGALHAIVAIAIIALGAPHVNAQALDRTALPIPDPSYPPITTLDARNATPPPRFEVKAPPGAPNVLVILIDDMGFGQPSTFGGPISMPTLDRLAKGGLRYNEFHVTALCSPTRAALLTGRNHHMANTGAVMDVATAFPGNTGVRPNSVAPLAEILRLNGYSTAAFGKWHQTPGWEVSPSGPTTRWPTREGFDIFYGFMGGETNQWAPLLYDGMTQIETPHGPNYHFMTDMTDHAIAWMRYQKALTPDRPFLIYFAPGATHAPHHVPKSWIAKYKGKFDAGWDVMREQTLARQKQLGVVPPGTRLAPKPQAIKDWSTLSPAEKKLFARQMEVYAGFGEMADYEIGRLIQAIDAMGQLQNTIVFYIAGDNGSSAEGGMHGVFNENTFFNAVPEPIEAQLKRVDQLGGPMTYSHYAAGWAVAGDAPFAWTKQVASNFGGTRDGMVVYWPKGIKAKGELRFQFHHVIDIAPTVLEVAGLPQPKTVDGITQAPMQGVSMAYTFDDAHAKSTHTTQYFEIAGNRAIYHDGWLAGTVHRAPWERQPRAMLDNDKWELYDTDKDFSLAKDLAAANPDKLKQMQALFLQEAIKNHVLPIDDRGVERLNPALAGRPDLMAGRTSLTLYSGMTGMMESAFINIKNRSFSITADVEVPKKNPNGVIICQGGRFGGWTLFLKNGRSMFTYNWVGLNRYTVAAKQPIAPGKATIRFEFATDGGKLGAGGTGTLFVNGANVASGRIDNTNGLMFSADEGADVGVDEGTPVTEDYAGPDNRFTGKINQVTIALKPVGPDIKDKVDKATQEMLMDKAAED, translated from the coding sequence GTGAGCACGCATAGCCGGCGTCGCGAAGCAGGTGTCTGCCGGATGATCCTCGGCGCGCTGCACGCCATAGTCGCGATCGCGATCATCGCGCTGGGCGCGCCGCACGTTAACGCGCAGGCGCTGGATCGAACCGCGCTCCCCATACCCGATCCGAGCTATCCGCCGATCACCACTCTCGACGCGCGCAACGCCACGCCGCCGCCGCGATTCGAAGTGAAAGCGCCGCCGGGCGCGCCGAACGTGCTCGTCATCCTAATCGACGACATGGGCTTCGGGCAGCCGAGCACCTTCGGCGGGCCGATCAGTATGCCGACCCTCGATCGTCTGGCCAAAGGGGGCCTGCGCTACAACGAATTTCACGTGACCGCGCTCTGTTCCCCGACGCGTGCGGCATTGCTCACCGGGCGCAACCATCACATGGCCAACACCGGCGCGGTGATGGACGTCGCGACGGCCTTCCCGGGCAACACCGGCGTGCGCCCGAACAGCGTCGCGCCGCTTGCCGAGATCCTACGCCTCAACGGCTACAGCACCGCCGCGTTCGGAAAATGGCATCAGACTCCGGGTTGGGAAGTGAGCCCTTCGGGTCCGACCACGCGCTGGCCGACGCGCGAAGGGTTCGACATATTTTACGGCTTCATGGGCGGGGAAACGAATCAATGGGCGCCGCTTCTGTATGACGGGATGACGCAGATCGAGACCCCGCACGGCCCGAATTACCATTTCATGACCGACATGACCGACCACGCGATAGCATGGATGCGGTATCAGAAGGCGCTCACTCCCGACCGGCCATTCCTGATCTATTTTGCGCCCGGCGCAACGCACGCGCCGCATCACGTGCCCAAAAGCTGGATCGCCAAATACAAAGGCAAGTTTGACGCGGGATGGGACGTGATGCGCGAGCAGACGCTCGCGCGCCAGAAACAGCTGGGCGTGGTTCCGCCGGGCACCAGGCTCGCGCCGAAGCCGCAGGCGATCAAGGACTGGAGCACGCTCTCGCCCGCCGAGAAGAAGCTTTTCGCGCGCCAGATGGAAGTCTACGCCGGCTTCGGCGAAATGGCCGATTACGAAATCGGCCGCCTCATCCAGGCGATCGATGCTATGGGCCAGCTGCAAAATACCATCGTCTTCTACATCGCGGGCGACAATGGCTCGAGCGCCGAAGGCGGGATGCACGGCGTCTTCAACGAAAATACTTTTTTCAATGCCGTGCCGGAACCGATCGAAGCGCAACTCAAACGTGTCGATCAGCTTGGCGGACCGATGACCTATAGCCACTACGCGGCCGGATGGGCGGTTGCGGGCGATGCGCCCTTTGCCTGGACCAAGCAGGTCGCGTCCAACTTCGGCGGAACCCGCGATGGTATGGTCGTGTACTGGCCCAAAGGGATCAAGGCCAAAGGGGAGTTGCGGTTCCAGTTCCATCACGTGATCGACATCGCGCCGACCGTGCTCGAAGTGGCCGGACTGCCTCAACCCAAAACCGTTGACGGCATAACTCAGGCTCCGATGCAGGGCGTGAGCATGGCCTACACATTCGATGACGCTCATGCCAAAAGCACGCATACGACCCAGTACTTCGAGATCGCGGGCAATCGCGCGATCTATCACGACGGCTGGCTTGCGGGCACGGTCCATCGCGCGCCCTGGGAAAGACAGCCGCGCGCCATGCTCGATAACGACAAGTGGGAGCTCTACGATACGGACAAGGATTTCAGCCTGGCCAAGGATCTCGCCGCCGCCAATCCGGACAAACTAAAGCAGATGCAGGCACTGTTCCTTCAGGAAGCCATCAAGAATCACGTTCTGCCGATTGACGATCGCGGCGTCGAGCGCCTCAATCCGGCGCTGGCCGGCCGGCCGGACCTGATGGCCGGGCGCACCTCGCTCACGCTTTACAGCGGAATGACCGGGATGATGGAAAGCGCGTTCATCAACATCAAAAACCGCTCCTTCTCGATAACTGCCGACGTCGAGGTTCCGAAAAAGAACCCCAATGGCGTCATCATCTGCCAGGGCGGGCGCTTTGGCGGATGGACCCTCTTCCTGAAAAACGGCCGGTCCATGTTCACCTACAACTGGGTCGGGCTGAACCGCTACACCGTGGCCGCAAAGCAGCCGATTGCGCCGGGCAAGGCGACGATTCGGTTCGAGTTCGCCACCGACGGCGGCAAACTGGGCGCCGGCGGGACCGGCACGCTCTTCGTCAACGGCGCAAACGTCGCATCCGGACGAATCGACAACACCAACGGCCTTATGTTCTCCGCCGATGAGGGAGCCGACGTCGGTGTCGACGAAGGGACGCCGGTCACCGAAGATTACGCCGGGCCCGACAACCGGTTCACCGGCAAAATCAATCAGGTGACGATCGCGCTGAAACCGGTCGGCCCAGACATCAAGGACAAGGTCGACAAAGCCACGCAGGAGATGCTGATGGACAAGGCCGCCGAGGACTGA
- a CDS encoding YebC/PmpR family DNA-binding transcriptional regulator — MSGHSKWSSIKHKKAARDSKRGKLFTKLIKEITIAARLGGGDINSNPRLRTAITTARGQSMPNDNIERAIKKGTGELGGGQLEEVVYEGYGPGGVAIIADVLTDNRNRVVAELRFILSRHGGNLGESNCVAWMFKKRGVITVERGAVDEDRLMELALEAGADDVVGDSDTFQVMTAPEAFSAVRDAIEAAKIPIAGAEVIKTPENTVRVSGHTAEQVLKLVEELEDHEEVQGVASNFDISDEEMAQFSAA, encoded by the coding sequence ATGTCGGGTCATTCCAAGTGGAGTTCGATTAAGCACAAGAAGGCTGCGCGCGATTCCAAACGCGGCAAGCTTTTCACCAAGCTCATCAAGGAAATCACCATCGCAGCGCGGCTTGGCGGCGGCGACATCAATTCCAATCCGCGGCTGCGCACGGCGATCACCACCGCGCGCGGCCAGTCGATGCCCAACGATAATATCGAGCGCGCGATCAAGAAAGGCACCGGTGAGCTCGGCGGCGGCCAGCTCGAGGAAGTGGTTTACGAGGGCTACGGTCCGGGCGGCGTCGCGATAATCGCCGACGTCCTGACCGACAACCGCAACCGCGTGGTCGCCGAGCTGCGCTTCATCCTTTCGCGCCACGGCGGCAACCTCGGCGAGTCGAATTGCGTCGCCTGGATGTTCAAGAAGCGCGGCGTGATAACCGTCGAGCGCGGCGCCGTCGACGAGGATCGCTTGATGGAGCTTGCGCTGGAAGCCGGCGCCGACGATGTGGTCGGCGACAGCGACACCTTCCAGGTGATGACGGCGCCCGAGGCGTTCAGCGCCGTGCGCGACGCGATCGAGGCGGCCAAGATTCCGATCGCCGGCGCCGAGGTGATTAAGACACCCGAAAACACGGTGCGGGTCTCGGGCCATACGGCCGAGCAGGTGCTCAAGCTGGTCGAGGAGCTCGAGGATCACGAAGAGGTCCAGGGCGTGGCTTCCAACTTCGATATCAGCGACGAGGAGATGGCGCAGTTCTCGGCGGCTTGA
- the ruvC gene encoding crossover junction endodeoxyribonuclease RuvC, with product MRILGVDPGNAVTGFGVIEGSVTYPAHIAAGTIRPPAGLRGGERLKTIHDRLLEIIDRYSPSAMSLERSFVAANVQSAFRLGEARGVAMLAAAARGLALFEYTPNEVKLTVAGHGHADKAQVKFMVRRALGADEELALADDASDALAIALCHLFCARAAAASAPAAADRRKGPSRTEAGAK from the coding sequence ATGCGGATTTTAGGGGTGGACCCGGGCAACGCGGTCACCGGGTTCGGCGTGATTGAAGGCAGCGTTACCTATCCGGCTCACATCGCGGCAGGCACGATTCGTCCGCCCGCCGGGCTGCGCGGCGGCGAACGCCTCAAGACCATTCACGACCGTCTGCTCGAGATCATCGATCGGTATTCGCCGTCCGCGATGAGCCTCGAGCGCAGCTTCGTCGCGGCCAACGTGCAGAGCGCGTTTCGCCTGGGCGAGGCGCGGGGGGTGGCGATGCTGGCGGCAGCGGCGCGCGGCCTCGCGCTCTTCGAGTACACGCCCAACGAGGTCAAGCTGACGGTCGCCGGCCACGGCCACGCCGACAAGGCGCAGGTCAAGTTCATGGTGCGCCGCGCGCTCGGCGCCGACGAGGAGCTTGCGCTCGCCGACGACGCCTCCGACGCGCTGGCGATCGCGCTCTGCCATCTGTTCTGCGCCCGTGCCGCCGCGGCGTCCGCACCGGCCGCCGCGGACAGGCGCAAGGGGCCAAGCCGCACGGAGGCCGGCGCGAAATGA